One bacterium genomic window, CTTTCGTCTAATGATAGAACTCACCTGCCACCAACAGTATGCACCACAAAACCTAAAAACCACTAAACTTTGATAGGGCACAAAACTTTGAAAAACCGCTCCACTGTTGGCGATCAGATGCAGCGATTGATTAGACAAATAGCTCCCTTACTAATTTTGCACCCTTCTCCAAGATTGCTTGACCATGACCAACACAAATAATGTCTATCTCAATATCTCTTAATTTCTTCACCGATTCAGAGAGTTCATGGTCATCAATATTATAGAATCCTTGACAAATTGCTAAGTTACCTTCATTGATTAGACTATCCCCTGAGAATAAGACTTTTCTATCGGGTTGATATAATGCCATGCTTCCAGGAGTATGTCCAGGAGTATGAATGACTTGCAGCCCACTAAATATCTCTAATATATCACCATCGTCGACAGTTTTATCAACCCGAATGCCTTTTATCGCGAATAAAGTATTGAGTATACCCCAGCCAACTCTTTTTCCAAAAGATGAATATTGAAGTTTTGCTGTTTGTTCAATATACGGCTTTTCAGTTTTATGGGCAATGATGGTAGCGTGTGAGATGCTTTGGATTTTTTTGACATTTGCTGTGTGATCACTATGACAATGGGTTAAAATGATATGGTTGATATCTTCAATTTGAAAACCTTGCTGTTTCATCTGTGAGGCGATTTTTTTATAATCTCCCATCATTCCTGTATCAATAAGGGCAAATCCATGGTTCTCTACTATCAGATAACATTGCCCACTTTTTAATCCGTCAAATTGATAAACATCTTGTGTAATTTTATGCATAAAGTTTTTCTCCTTTTATTCTATCATTTTTTATAAAAAAGATGCAAAATAACATCCAGATATTAATAAACAAATGATAAATATTCCTACGCCAAGTTTTGACACTCCAAAGAATGGGAATTGCAAAATCGCTCTAAGTAGGTAAAATCCACCAATAAAGATTACCATTGCTTTCTCGGTTGACCCAAATGTCTTTGATGATGAGATTAAAAATGAAATCACGGCAAAACATAGCATTACATAGATAAATAGTAT contains:
- a CDS encoding MBL fold metallo-hydrolase, whose amino-acid sequence is MHKITQDVYQFDGLKSGQCYLIVENHGFALIDTGMMGDYKKIASQMKQQGFQIEDINHIILTHCHSDHTANVKKIQSISHATIIAHKTEKPYIEQTAKLQYSSFGKRVGWGILNTLFAIKGIRVDKTVDDGDILEIFSGLQVIHTPGHTPGSMALYQPDRKVLFSGDSLINEGNLAICQGFYNIDDHELSESVKKLRDIEIDIICVGHGQAILEKGAKLVRELFV